In Lacibacter sp. H375, one DNA window encodes the following:
- a CDS encoding cytochrome c oxidase subunit II: protein MTTTTYLIIAAALLVFIVIFQIAKASEYVSVLKGEETSRKQNNRINGFMLLGFMIVGFIGVYYCNKLLYKTTLFPQGSASVEGEKIDEMFMITTAVTGLVFVITQFLLFYFAWKYQEKEGRKAFFFPHNNKLELIWTVVPAIFLTVLVVFGLRFWFRITSDAPKGALEVEIVGKQFGWMMRYPGKDKQFGKTYFKVISDENSNPFGQIWEDNADLKLKADPTNFDDVVTTQTMYIVKGRPVKLIIGSRDVIHDVGLNHFRLKMDAVPGIPTTLWFTPKYTTKEMRERTGNQNFAFEISCDQMCGNGHYSMKGIIEVVTQEEFDIWMAKQKPNYYAAFPDKDPAVVKPAADSTVAVPAAVKTTVAMNK, encoded by the coding sequence ATGACTACTACAACATATCTGATCATTGCAGCCGCCCTCCTGGTGTTCATTGTTATCTTCCAGATTGCGAAGGCCAGCGAGTATGTGAGTGTACTAAAAGGTGAAGAAACTTCACGCAAACAAAACAACCGTATCAACGGCTTTATGCTGCTTGGTTTTATGATTGTAGGTTTCATTGGTGTATACTACTGCAATAAATTGTTGTATAAAACAACATTGTTCCCACAGGGTTCTGCATCAGTTGAAGGTGAAAAGATCGATGAGATGTTCATGATCACAACTGCAGTTACCGGATTGGTATTCGTGATAACACAATTCCTGTTGTTCTACTTCGCATGGAAATACCAGGAGAAAGAAGGCCGTAAAGCATTCTTCTTCCCGCATAATAATAAGTTGGAATTGATCTGGACAGTTGTACCGGCTATCTTCTTAACAGTGTTGGTTGTGTTTGGTTTGCGTTTCTGGTTCCGCATTACATCTGATGCTCCTAAGGGTGCATTGGAAGTAGAAATTGTTGGTAAGCAATTTGGCTGGATGATGCGCTACCCGGGTAAAGACAAACAATTCGGTAAAACATATTTTAAAGTGATCAGTGATGAAAACAGTAATCCGTTCGGACAGATCTGGGAAGACAATGCTGATCTTAAACTGAAAGCTGATCCTACAAACTTTGATGATGTGGTAACCACACAAACCATGTACATCGTAAAAGGCCGCCCGGTGAAATTGATCATAGGCAGCCGTGATGTAATTCACGATGTTGGTTTGAATCATTTCCGTTTAAAGATGGATGCTGTACCGGGTATTCCAACCACACTTTGGTTTACACCAAAATACACTACCAAAGAAATGAGAGAGCGCACAGGCAATCAGAATTTTGCTTTTGAAATTTCCTGCGATCAGATGTGTGGTAACGGGCACTACTCTATGAAAGGTATTATTGAAGTAGTTACACAGGAAGAATTTGATATCTGGATGGCGAAGCAAAAGCCAAATTATTATGCGGCTTTTCCGGACAAAGATCCGGCGGTTGTTAAGCCTGCTGCTGATTCTACAGTAGCTGTACCCGCTGCAGTTAAGACCACTGTAGCAATGAATAAATAA
- a CDS encoding quinol:cytochrome C oxidoreductase, whose amino-acid sequence MALKEQFEIPGGLKKWSYALMGVGVLTLILGIIFLHPFSGGHGEEHGAEAYGATKFWMALMQNSIYWLLVVAASFFFVAATTLAQAGFPLVFRRVPEAISGGLNVLGPITLVILLAYVWISDDHHIYHWKDSAHLDEKLKAKSGFLNPVFYTVLSVAAVGLWIWFRNWFRKNSLAEDLAGQGDRSFYWKSLKIAAAFLVTYGLTVLSTLPWMWLMSIDAHWYSTMYSWYTFASSWVAGLSLMMLFVVYLKNHGYLEFVNEEHIHDIGKFMFAFSIFWTYLWFSQFMLIWYSNQPEETEYFIDRLGFGGKGDGPFRAMFLLNLIINFLAPLLILMRRGSKRNYTVVTLMSVIIIFGHWLDFYQMVTPGPLKELGKDSNPISHFVYSLGVSAGFLGLVIYLTAKHLTKAPLLPKNHPLVKESIIHHT is encoded by the coding sequence ATGGCACTGAAAGAACAATTTGAAATACCGGGCGGATTAAAAAAATGGAGCTATGCATTGATGGGTGTGGGTGTGTTAACACTCATACTGGGCATTATATTTCTGCATCCATTCTCCGGTGGTCATGGTGAAGAACATGGAGCTGAAGCATATGGTGCAACCAAATTCTGGATGGCATTAATGCAAAACAGTATCTATTGGTTATTGGTAGTGGCAGCGAGCTTCTTCTTTGTAGCTGCTACCACACTTGCACAGGCAGGTTTTCCATTGGTATTCCGTCGTGTACCTGAAGCTATCTCGGGTGGTTTGAATGTGTTAGGCCCAATTACACTCGTTATTCTGTTGGCTTATGTTTGGATCTCTGATGATCATCATATCTATCATTGGAAAGATTCTGCACATCTCGATGAAAAATTAAAAGCGAAAAGCGGATTCTTAAATCCTGTTTTTTATACAGTGTTGTCAGTTGCAGCAGTTGGTCTGTGGATCTGGTTCCGCAACTGGTTCCGTAAAAATTCATTGGCTGAAGATCTTGCAGGGCAAGGTGATCGTTCTTTCTATTGGAAGTCGTTAAAAATTGCCGCTGCATTTCTAGTTACTTATGGCTTAACTGTATTGAGTACATTGCCATGGATGTGGTTGATGAGTATTGATGCGCATTGGTACAGCACCATGTACAGCTGGTACACCTTTGCAAGCTCATGGGTTGCAGGTTTATCATTGATGATGTTGTTTGTGGTGTACCTGAAAAATCACGGTTACCTCGAATTTGTGAACGAAGAGCATATCCACGATATTGGTAAGTTCATGTTTGCATTCTCTATCTTCTGGACTTATCTGTGGTTCTCACAGTTCATGTTGATCTGGTACAGTAACCAACCTGAAGAAACTGAATACTTTATTGACCGTTTAGGTTTTGGCGGTAAAGGCGATGGTCCGTTCAGAGCAATGTTCTTGCTTAATCTGATCATCAACTTCCTTGCACCATTGCTCATTCTGATGCGTCGTGGTTCAAAACGTAACTATACAGTAGTAACATTAATGTCAGTGATCATCATCTTCGGTCACTGGTTAGATTTCTACCAAATGGTTACACCTGGTCCGTTGAAAGAATTAGGTAAAGATTCAAACCCAATCAGTCATTTTGTGTACAGTTTGGGTGTGAGTGCAGGGTTCCTTGGGTTAGTGATTTACCTCACGGCAAAACATTTAACAAAAGCACCGTTATTACCGAAGAATCATCCGTTGGTGAAAGAAAGTATTATTCACCATACCTGA
- a CDS encoding c-type cytochrome, producing the protein MRSTQIVTIGLVTVVLAAACNNGPRRDTGRIYMPDMAYSRAVETYADHSHLKDANIYYDATPVAGTVKRGDVAYFPLAIDKAGDTANYVASKQIQNPLPKLNDKEIIEAARLYKINCGICHGEKLDGNGPLYKGGDGPYPAKPATLVGDAKYENMPEGQMMYSVTYGKNLMGSYASQLSTKQRWMIIRYIKQMQPGGATISAPAADTTTAAPVADTTKASK; encoded by the coding sequence ATGCGTTCAACACAGATTGTTACAATTGGATTGGTTACAGTAGTATTGGCAGCAGCCTGCAACAACGGCCCACGCCGTGATACAGGAAGAATCTATATGCCCGATATGGCCTACAGCCGTGCAGTAGAAACGTATGCTGATCACAGCCATTTAAAAGATGCTAACATTTACTACGATGCAACACCTGTTGCAGGTACGGTAAAACGTGGCGATGTTGCCTATTTCCCATTGGCAATTGACAAGGCAGGCGACACTGCTAATTATGTTGCATCAAAGCAAATACAAAACCCCTTACCAAAGCTGAACGATAAAGAGATTATTGAAGCAGCAAGACTGTATAAAATCAACTGTGGTATTTGTCATGGTGAAAAATTAGATGGCAATGGTCCTTTGTATAAAGGTGGTGATGGTCCATATCCTGCAAAACCTGCTACATTGGTTGGTGATGCGAAGTATGAAAACATGCCGGAAGGTCAGATGATGTATTCAGTAACCTATGGTAAAAACCTGATGGGTAGTTATGCATCTCAGCTTAGCACAAAACAACGCTGGATGATCATTCGCTACATTAAACAAATGCAACCGGGCGGTGCAACTATCTCAGCTCCTGCTGCAGATACAACAACTGCTGCTCCTGTTGCAGATACAACCAAGGCGTCGAAATAA
- a CDS encoding DUF3341 domain-containing protein produces MSVKKFVVGCFDDEKTLFPAVKNTRKAGYKIHDVYTPFPIHGLDHAMGLRDTSLHTAGFIYAMTGTTTALTFMSWVFTKDWPMNIGGKPHLPLPAFIPIVFELTVLCAAVGMVLTFCYLCQLAPFVRKDHFHLRATDDLFVMPIEITEKTNIEEVKAFFQSAGAVEIFEKEAETGWWLGRYDKTRKAFEKEEIVTA; encoded by the coding sequence ATGTCTGTAAAAAAATTCGTAGTTGGCTGTTTTGATGATGAAAAAACGCTGTTCCCTGCGGTAAAAAATACACGCAAGGCAGGTTACAAGATTCATGATGTGTACACACCCTTCCCGATCCATGGTTTAGATCATGCAATGGGTTTGCGTGATACCAGCTTACACACTGCCGGTTTTATTTATGCTATGACAGGTACAACAACTGCCTTAACATTTATGAGCTGGGTGTTCACCAAAGACTGGCCAATGAATATTGGTGGTAAACCACACTTGCCTTTACCTGCATTCATTCCAATTGTGTTTGAATTAACGGTATTGTGTGCTGCCGTAGGTATGGTGTTAACGTTCTGCTACCTGTGTCAGCTGGCGCCGTTTGTACGGAAAGATCATTTCCACCTTCGTGCAACAGATGATCTGTTTGTAATGCCAATTGAGATCACTGAAAAAACAAATATTGAAGAAGTAAAAGCGTTCTTTCAGAGTGCAGGTGCAGTAGAAATTTTTGAGAAAGAAGCAGAAACCGGCTGGTGGCTTGGTCGTTACGACAAAACAAGAAAAGCATTTGAAAAAGAAGAAATCGTTACAGCATAA
- the nrfD gene encoding NrfD/PsrC family molybdoenzyme membrane anchor subunit codes for MSLLRYESQVREPLVDGHKTYHDVTEDICKPVEAAPTRLWWIGFIISVALLLFGVVSLYKEVVYGTGMWNLNKTIGWGWDITNFVWWVGIGHAGTLISAILLLFRQGWRTGVNRAAEAMTIFAVICAGQFPIWHMGRVWMAFFVMPYPNTRGPLWVNFNSPLLWDVFAISTYFTVSLLFWYSGLIPDLATLRDRAKKKWAKAFYGVASFGWTGSTKHWQRHESLSLVLAGLSTPLVLSVHTIVSFDFATSVIPGWHTTIFPPYFVAGAIFSGFAMVQTLMLVTRKIMNLEDYITISHIENMNKVIVLTGSIVGCAYLTELFMAWYSAVKYEQDIFFKYRIAGPYGWSYWLMMTCNVITPQLFWVKKLRRNIAFTFLMSIVVNIGMWFERFVIIVSSLYRDYLPSSWSVYYRPTIWEVGFYLGSFGLFFTCYFLFSKYFPVIAIAEIKHILKKNGESYKEQMDPIEAQSVEEFAHEQVHAH; via the coding sequence ATGTCATTATTAAGGTACGAATCACAGGTTAGGGAACCATTGGTTGATGGTCACAAAACCTACCACGATGTTACAGAGGATATTTGTAAGCCGGTGGAAGCTGCTCCCACACGTTTGTGGTGGATCGGTTTCATTATTTCGGTGGCCCTCCTGTTGTTTGGTGTAGTGAGCCTTTACAAAGAGGTGGTGTACGGTACAGGTATGTGGAACCTCAATAAAACCATCGGATGGGGTTGGGATATCACCAACTTCGTATGGTGGGTAGGTATTGGTCACGCCGGTACGTTGATCTCTGCGATCTTGTTGCTCTTCCGCCAAGGATGGAGAACAGGTGTAAACCGTGCGGCAGAAGCCATGACCATCTTTGCGGTTATTTGTGCGGGCCAGTTCCCGATCTGGCACATGGGTCGTGTATGGATGGCCTTCTTTGTAATGCCTTATCCTAACACACGTGGTCCTTTATGGGTGAACTTCAACTCACCGTTGTTATGGGACGTATTTGCGATCTCTACTTACTTTACTGTATCTCTCTTATTCTGGTATAGTGGCTTGATTCCTGATCTTGCTACGCTTCGTGACCGTGCAAAAAAGAAATGGGCAAAAGCATTTTATGGTGTTGCTTCTTTCGGATGGACAGGTTCAACCAAGCACTGGCAGCGTCATGAAAGTTTATCATTGGTGTTAGCAGGTTTGAGTACACCACTTGTATTGTCAGTACACACAATCGTATCTTTTGACTTTGCCACATCAGTTATTCCTGGCTGGCATACAACCATCTTCCCTCCATATTTCGTTGCGGGTGCCATCTTCTCCGGTTTTGCCATGGTGCAAACCCTGATGTTGGTTACACGTAAGATCATGAATCTGGAAGATTATATCACCATCAGCCACATTGAAAACATGAACAAGGTTATTGTTTTGACCGGTTCTATTGTGGGCTGTGCTTACTTAACTGAGTTGTTCATGGCATGGTATAGTGCTGTGAAGTACGAACAGGATATCTTCTTTAAATATCGTATTGCCGGTCCTTATGGATGGAGCTACTGGTTGATGATGACCTGTAACGTAATTACTCCGCAGTTGTTCTGGGTGAAGAAACTCCGCCGCAACATCGCCTTTACGTTCTTAATGAGTATTGTGGTGAACATCGGTATGTGGTTCGAGCGTTTTGTGATCATCGTATCATCGCTCTACCGTGATTATCTGCCTTCTTCATGGTCAGTTTATTATCGTCCTACAATTTGGGAAGTTGGTTTCTACCTCGGTTCATTTGGTTTGTTCTTTACCTGTTACTTCCTTTTCTCCAAATACTTCCCAGTAATTGCCATTGCTGAGATCAAACATATTCTCAAGAAAAATGGTGAAAGCTACAAGGAACAAATGGATCCAATTGAAGCACAATCAGTGGAAGAATTTGCACACGAACAGGTGCATGCACATTAA
- a CDS encoding TAT-variant-translocated molybdopterin oxidoreductase — protein sequence MSKKKYWQSFGELNNTKAYINDAENEFKEDLPFEMDDNGAKTPRRDFLKYLGFSTAAATLAASCEIPVKKAIPFLNKPADIVPGVANYYATTFIQDGDVVPVLAKVRDGRPIKLEGNEMGFTKGGTSQRVQASVLSLYDTARVRYPMEKTGDGFKEAPTYEAVDKKIAAALATVGGKQIVLLSSTLNSPSVAAVIEEFKAKYPTFKHVTYDAVSYSGMLQANEASFGQRAIPSYHFDQAKVIVSFGADFLGTWLSPVEFAKQYATGRKIDEKNPTMSRHFQFEAMYSMTGASADERYTHKPSELGAVLLNLYAKVGGAVTAPAITDKRLAAGIDAAAKELLAAGGNALVVSRSNNVNAQILVNAINAQIGALGKTVNFGTPVNYRKGVDADMEQLIADMNAGNVGAVLVLGANPVYTYNDTKKFVAAWKKVALTVSFNEREDETTAECKYVLPDHHYLESWGDAEAKAGYLSFIQPTIHPLFKTRAFATSLLKWSGSTVADYETYFKNYWITKLGSQTAFDKALQDGVIEPAAPVVAGASFNSAALTDAVAKLSAAKKTGKHELVIYQKVSIGDGKMANNPWLQEMPDPITRACWDNYAILSETIAKELGYVADDDFEVNPPKPVIKITVAGREPIELPILIIPGMNASTIAIATGYGRSEKVGRAAKGVGKNIYPFATFNGQTYDYAAFEVTIEKTDKMYDIAQMQTHSYYGNRIEVVKETSLAVFKKDPKHFINERMAELKDYGGTEGLEEQGTMYPVYDKPGIKWGMSLDLNLCNGCGACVVACSAENNVSVVGKNQVAKYHDMHWLRIDRYFSGDRENPDVVFQPMLCQHCDNAPCENVCPVAATNHSSEGLNQMTYNRCIGTRYCANNCPYKVRRFNWHDWNGADSFKDNQQPLIDYGRINEVTLDMNDDLTRMVLNPDVTVRSRGVIEKCSFCVQRLQEAKLTAKKDSRPMVDSDIKTACQQACPTNAIVFGNVNDKESAIRKVRTTEAANRTYYVLEQLHVLPNVSYMAKLRNTDRKVGNEEEGGHGEAHSEAKEAATPAAH from the coding sequence ATGAGCAAGAAAAAATATTGGCAAAGTTTCGGAGAGCTGAACAACACGAAGGCATACATCAACGATGCGGAGAACGAGTTTAAGGAAGATCTCCCGTTTGAGATGGATGATAACGGAGCCAAAACGCCACGCCGTGATTTCTTAAAGTATCTCGGTTTCAGCACTGCTGCCGCTACATTGGCTGCCAGTTGTGAAATTCCCGTAAAAAAGGCCATTCCTTTTCTTAACAAACCTGCTGATATTGTTCCCGGTGTTGCGAATTATTATGCAACTACGTTTATACAGGATGGTGATGTGGTGCCGGTATTAGCGAAAGTAAGAGACGGTCGTCCTATTAAACTGGAAGGAAACGAAATGGGTTTCACCAAAGGCGGTACTTCACAACGTGTGCAGGCTTCTGTACTTAGTTTGTACGACACTGCCCGTGTACGTTACCCAATGGAAAAAACAGGCGATGGTTTTAAAGAAGCTCCAACATACGAAGCAGTAGACAAGAAAATTGCCGCTGCTTTGGCAACTGTAGGAGGCAAACAAATTGTATTATTAAGTTCTACATTGAATTCTCCTTCTGTTGCTGCAGTAATTGAAGAGTTCAAAGCAAAATATCCCACGTTCAAGCATGTTACTTACGATGCTGTTTCTTACAGCGGTATGTTGCAGGCAAACGAAGCCTCATTTGGACAGCGTGCAATTCCTTCTTATCATTTCGACCAGGCAAAAGTGATCGTAAGCTTTGGCGCCGATTTCCTTGGTACATGGTTGAGTCCTGTTGAATTTGCTAAGCAATATGCTACAGGTCGTAAGATCGATGAGAAGAACCCAACCATGAGCCGTCACTTCCAGTTTGAAGCGATGTACAGCATGACAGGTGCAAGTGCCGATGAGCGTTACACACACAAACCAAGTGAACTTGGTGCGGTGTTATTAAACTTATATGCAAAAGTTGGAGGCGCTGTTACAGCTCCGGCTATTACTGATAAACGTTTGGCTGCTGGTATTGATGCTGCTGCAAAAGAATTATTGGCTGCAGGTGGTAACGCCTTAGTGGTAAGCCGCAGCAATAATGTAAATGCGCAGATACTTGTAAATGCCATCAATGCACAAATTGGTGCATTAGGCAAAACAGTCAACTTCGGTACACCGGTTAACTACCGCAAGGGTGTTGATGCTGATATGGAACAACTGATTGCTGATATGAATGCCGGCAATGTGGGTGCTGTATTGGTACTCGGTGCAAACCCAGTTTATACTTACAACGACACAAAGAAATTTGTAGCTGCATGGAAGAAAGTTGCGCTCACCGTTTCATTCAACGAACGTGAAGATGAAACAACTGCTGAATGTAAATATGTTCTTCCTGATCATCATTATTTAGAAAGTTGGGGCGATGCTGAAGCCAAAGCTGGTTACCTCTCTTTCATTCAACCTACAATTCATCCGTTATTTAAAACAAGAGCTTTTGCAACTTCATTATTGAAATGGAGTGGCAGCACTGTTGCGGATTACGAAACATATTTCAAGAATTACTGGATCACAAAGCTTGGTTCTCAAACTGCTTTCGACAAAGCATTGCAGGATGGTGTAATTGAACCGGCTGCTCCTGTTGTTGCTGGTGCTTCATTTAACAGTGCTGCGTTAACTGATGCAGTTGCTAAACTCAGTGCCGCTAAAAAAACAGGCAAGCATGAACTGGTGATCTATCAGAAAGTAAGTATTGGTGATGGTAAAATGGCCAACAACCCATGGTTGCAGGAAATGCCTGATCCAATTACACGTGCGTGCTGGGATAACTATGCGATCCTTTCTGAAACGATCGCTAAAGAATTAGGTTATGTAGCTGATGATGATTTTGAAGTAAATCCTCCAAAGCCTGTAATAAAAATTACTGTTGCCGGAAGAGAACCAATTGAACTTCCAATACTCATCATCCCTGGTATGAATGCAAGTACTATTGCCATTGCAACCGGTTATGGTCGCAGTGAAAAAGTGGGACGTGCAGCAAAGGGTGTTGGTAAAAACATTTATCCGTTTGCAACCTTTAACGGACAGACATATGATTACGCTGCTTTCGAAGTAACAATCGAAAAGACAGATAAGATGTATGACATTGCCCAGATGCAAACTCATAGCTATTATGGCAATCGTATTGAAGTAGTAAAGGAAACAAGTCTTGCGGTATTCAAAAAAGATCCGAAGCATTTCATCAACGAGCGTATGGCCGAATTGAAAGATTACGGTGGTACAGAAGGGTTGGAAGAGCAGGGAACCATGTACCCGGTTTATGATAAGCCAGGTATTAAATGGGGAATGAGTTTAGACTTGAACTTGTGTAATGGTTGCGGTGCCTGCGTAGTTGCTTGTAGTGCAGAAAACAACGTTTCTGTTGTTGGTAAGAATCAGGTTGCGAAATATCATGACATGCATTGGTTACGTATCGACCGTTATTTCAGCGGTGATAGGGAAAACCCGGATGTTGTGTTCCAACCTATGCTTTGTCAACACTGTGATAACGCTCCTTGTGAGAACGTTTGTCCGGTAGCAGCAACCAACCACAGCAGCGAAGGTTTGAACCAGATGACGTATAACCGTTGTATCGGTACAAGGTATTGTGCCAACAACTGTCCTTATAAAGTTCGTCGCTTTAACTGGCACGACTGGAATGGTGCTGACAGCTTTAAAGACAACCAGCAACCATTGATCGATTACGGACGCATTAACGAAGTAACATTGGATATGAACGATGATCTGACACGTATGGTGTTGAATCCTGATGTTACTGTTCGTAGCCGTGGTGTAATTGAAAAATGTTCTTTCTGTGTACAACGTTTACAGGAAGCTAAATTAACAGCGAAGAAAGACAGCCGTCCAATGGTTGACAGCGACATCAAGACTGCATGTCAGCAGGCTTGTCCTACAAACGCTATTGTGTTTGGTAACGTGAATGATAAAGAAAGTGCGATCCGTAAAGTGCGTACAACTGAAGCGGCTAACCGTACTTATTATGTACTGGAACAATTACACGTATTGCCAAACGTAAGTTACATGGCGAAACTGCGTAACACCGACCGTAAGGTTGGTAACGAAGAAGAGGGCGGACACGGTGAAGCGCATTCAGAAGCAAAAGAAGCAGCAACGCCTGCAGCACATTAA
- a CDS encoding c-type cytochrome, with the protein MNQPKLLLRKSVTLCLVFVSLLITEKLFAQDGKALFQANCASCHAVDKKLTGPALAGVEGRGPWSDRKKLYAWIHNPAGFAKTEPYAANLIKEFGGVLMTGFPGLADAEIDAIITYINTAKPAPGPTPGATTADAPAEDNSLLFGILALVLAIVTLILLQINSNLKKLTDEKEGVVRGEPIPFWRNKAYMSTLTILFFIVAGYFFAQGAIGLGRQTNYQPEQPIYYSHKVHAGINQVNCLYCHGSAMEGKHANIPSVNVCMNCHMAINEYKGEKIVREDGSEVNGTAEIQKLYKYAGWDPAANKYTGEGKPIEWIKIHSLPDHVYFNHSQHTKAGGVQCQTCHGEIQNMGEVYQFSNLSMGWCINCHRETNVKFQDNGFYSMYEKFHNDIKNGKMDSVTVEKIGGTECQKCHY; encoded by the coding sequence ATGAATCAACCAAAATTACTACTCCGAAAGTCGGTCACGCTCTGTCTGGTCTTTGTTTCATTATTGATTACTGAAAAGTTGTTTGCGCAGGATGGGAAAGCTTTGTTCCAGGCCAATTGTGCAAGCTGCCATGCAGTTGATAAGAAATTGACCGGCCCTGCACTTGCAGGTGTTGAGGGACGTGGTCCTTGGAGTGATCGTAAGAAATTATATGCATGGATTCACAATCCGGCAGGTTTTGCTAAAACAGAACCATATGCTGCAAACCTCATTAAAGAGTTTGGAGGTGTGTTGATGACTGGATTTCCTGGTTTAGCAGACGCTGAAATCGATGCGATCATTACTTATATCAATACCGCTAAACCAGCTCCAGGCCCAACCCCTGGAGCAACTACTGCTGATGCACCGGCTGAAGATAATTCTCTACTCTTTGGTATTCTTGCGTTGGTATTAGCCATTGTTACCCTCATCTTATTACAGATCAACAGCAACCTGAAAAAATTAACTGATGAGAAAGAAGGTGTTGTACGTGGTGAGCCGATTCCTTTCTGGAGAAATAAGGCTTATATGTCAACATTGACCATCCTCTTCTTTATTGTTGCAGGTTACTTCTTTGCACAGGGTGCAATTGGTTTGGGTCGCCAGACAAATTATCAACCTGAACAACCAATTTATTATTCGCATAAAGTACACGCAGGCATTAACCAGGTAAACTGTTTGTATTGCCACGGTAGTGCAATGGAAGGCAAACATGCAAACATTCCAAGTGTGAATGTGTGTATGAACTGTCACATGGCTATTAACGAATACAAAGGCGAAAAGATCGTTCGTGAAGATGGTTCAGAAGTAAACGGTACAGCAGAAATTCAGAAGTTATATAAATATGCAGGATGGGATCCTGCCGCTAATAAATACACTGGTGAAGGCAAACCAATCGAGTGGATCAAGATCCATAGCCTGCCCGACCATGTATACTTCAATCACTCACAGCACACAAAAGCAGGAGGCGTACAATGTCAAACCTGTCATGGTGAAATTCAGAACATGGGTGAAGTTTATCAGTTCAGCAATTTGAGCATGGGCTGGTGTATCAACTGTCACCGTGAAACAAATGTGAAGTTTCAGGACAATGGCTTTTACAGCATGTACGAGAAATTCCACAACGATATCAAGAACGGCAAAATGGATAGTGTAACCGTTGAAAAGATCGGTGGTACTGAATGTCAAAAATGTCACTATTAA
- a CDS encoding DUF6787 family protein, with product MFEKLRNKWKVGPLQLALILCTFAVGGSLTGFLGKRIMPLFGIEAPWLYIPVYIIIITLIWPLMVLLISIPFGQFRFFTGYLKKMGQRMGLLKKAP from the coding sequence ATGTTTGAAAAGCTGCGTAATAAATGGAAGGTTGGCCCACTTCAACTGGCCCTCATCTTATGCACTTTTGCCGTTGGTGGTAGCCTAACAGGATTTTTAGGCAAACGCATCATGCCGCTTTTCGGCATCGAAGCTCCCTGGCTCTATATTCCTGTATATATTATAATCATCACACTCATTTGGCCGTTGATGGTATTATTGATCAGTATTCCTTTTGGACAATTCCGGTTCTTTACCGGTTATTTAAAGAAGATGGGTCAACGGATGGGGTTGCTGAAGAAAGCCCCCTAA
- a CDS encoding tetratricopeptide repeat protein: MQKLFLFCTLVISFHVLHAQYSICNGKSYAAPVFSDSALLKLNASLQTAKKNYETDSSNADNIIWYGRRLAYLARYDEAIRSFSKGIALHPTDARMYRHRGHRYLTTRCYDKAIADFEKAGELIKGKKDEIEPDGIPNSKNTPTSSLQSNIWYHLGLAYYLKKDYAKAEEAYKKCLKVSDNPDMYVATANWYYITLWKLEKVAKANALLKKIHKKTKLIENTDYQTILVIYKGEQNPAEIRTKFLDDTSPLSNATIGFGLGNYYLSIGHAAEGVDLLRRVTEGPQWASFGYMAAEAMLGELQRPHFSF; this comes from the coding sequence ATGCAAAAGCTGTTTCTTTTTTGTACCCTGGTGATTTCTTTTCATGTACTGCATGCACAATACAGTATATGTAATGGCAAAAGCTATGCTGCTCCTGTTTTTTCTGATTCGGCTCTGCTGAAACTGAATGCCAGTCTGCAGACAGCAAAGAAAAATTATGAGACCGACAGCAGCAATGCCGATAATATTATATGGTATGGACGACGATTGGCCTATCTCGCCCGTTACGATGAAGCTATAAGAAGCTTCAGCAAAGGGATTGCCCTTCACCCCACCGACGCAAGAATGTACCGGCACCGTGGGCATCGTTATCTCACAACACGTTGTTATGATAAAGCCATAGCCGATTTTGAAAAAGCCGGTGAGCTCATCAAAGGGAAGAAGGATGAGATTGAGCCCGACGGTATACCCAATTCAAAGAACACGCCCACCAGCAGTCTGCAATCGAACATCTGGTATCACCTCGGACTGGCTTATTATTTAAAGAAGGATTATGCGAAAGCCGAGGAAGCTTATAAGAAATGCCTGAAAGTTTCCGACAACCCTGATATGTACGTGGCTACAGCCAACTGGTATTATATTACGTTATGGAAGCTGGAAAAGGTGGCCAAAGCGAATGCATTGCTCAAAAAGATCCACAAGAAAACGAAGCTGATTGAAAACACAGATTACCAAACCATCTTAGTAATATATAAAGGAGAACAAAACCCGGCTGAGATCAGAACCAAATTTTTGGATGATACCAGCCCGCTTTCAAATGCTACGATCGGTTTTGGGCTGGGTAACTATTACCTGAGTATTGGTCATGCAGCTGAGGGTGTTGATCTTCTTCGAAGAGTTACTGAAGGACCGCAATGGGCAAGTTTTGGCTACATGGCTGCTGAAGCGATGCTCGGAGAATTACAACGACCCCATTTTTCTTTCTGA